In the Malassezia vespertilionis chromosome 1, complete sequence genome, one interval contains:
- the KIP1 gene encoding Kinesin- motor protein (EggNog:ENOG503NUH1; COG:Z), whose protein sequence is MESALPLKHALLYTVFGHTRAVTCAKFSPNGELFATGSADAFVNIWEMRTGRLLHALRGHEQGINALCWTEDGAYVATASDDRTVRVWDRDTGEQVRVFTGHTSYVFCLACHPLSTMLVSGGFDETIRVWDVQRGTCHQTIAAHSEAVTGVDFSTDGTMIASCSYDGLIRVWDTRAGHCLRTLQHSDMQPVTSVQFSPSSLQLLAASLDSAVRLWDLANARVLKTYTGHVNTKFATNALFVLGHADHIHPRAFVAVGSEDRCVYLWDLQTKQTVQVLEGHRDTVSCLAAHPTLPLLLTGGLDSAAHVWLATRDITGTADEARSVLATDGARGKQVAVSVDAAPLSSLHAPLSLGSQSNTRSRTYTFDHVFGPDADQGMVYQDAVSGVLDEVLLGYNCTVFAYGQTGTGKTYTMEGDLSSSTGTYASDAGVIPRTLFRLFHMLETKEEEFSVHMSFVELYNEELRDLLSSEAPAAQNTGLRMYEDKQRGVVLQGLEEIPLRNAEHGLRLLRRGSQKRHIAATRCNESSSRSHCVFSLLVLVKDRSARGEEVMRTGKLNLVDLAGSENIGRSGAENKRAREAGMINQSLLTLGRVINALVDKSSHIPYRESRLTRLLQDSLGGRTKTCIIATVSNDRTNMEETLSTLDYALRAKSIKNKPELNQRMTRAALVKDYVAEIDRLRADLVATREKNGVYVDKEHWDELQAERVTYAKLAEEQRRSSEVAQSKLASMHEQLAHNAHLLARRDTEMAHAESLHKARIEALEASFAQVTQLTGALQRETTLHNARARNEKRLHEIALSLQRVVDESTRDVDALFAKLARRSDAEKEARTMLGTYYEQIEAVSADLAARAAKLDQVASVRAASSAALLDNLVQRIDTERAELRAAIGAQLEALVVRLAEQVPAADAAVLSARFASARTQIASEVDEHFCTLHDAHADEMQEFAREMDDHTALVHARLGDAVRICTAFTEHVRAQAEPLETGLAALQQHTRSSAEREWQRTTEQNELLQRLLHVEKDKTGELRRSLLHVLDGFEGEREKRFEQAMHATQSHYSATKRSLHEHGVGQETCVGALRALHVALCDQATETRNALPDTPLDARPASLVHEHISAHAARLDECALQLKQDASLDALEADVYASAQSLVASANAQSGELAAHAVDEVRAALERHALASRAQEATTCDADLAAFRDEASAALHAASGHMQVLEKSFVPFLGARFLAASVSGDTPQKHAYAVPTLVEPVPSDRDVALAWLEQVDVASSPMPLRSIENVALRPQRAETRVKDTSL, encoded by the exons ATGGAGTCGGCACTGCCTCTTAAGCACGCACTGCTCTACACCGTGTTTGggcacacgcgcgccgttACATGTGCAAAATTTTCTCCCAACGGCGAGCTATTTGCTACGGGCAGCGCAGATGCATTTGTGAATATCTGGGAGATGCGCACGGGgcgtcttttgcacgcTTTGCGCGGTCATGAACAGGGCATTAATGCACTGTGTTGGACTGAGGATGGTGCGTACGTTGCGACTGCGTCAGACGACCGCACTGTCCGCGTCTGGGACAGAGATACAGGCGAGCAAGTCCGCGTCTTTACAGGGCATACCTCCTACGTATTCTGCCTCGCGTGCCACCCACTCAGTACCATGCTTGTAAGCGGAGGATTTGATGAGACGATCCGGGTATGGGATGTACAGCGTGGGACATGCCACCAGACGATTGCCGCACACTCCGAGGCAGTCACCGGCGTCGACTTTAGCACGGACGGAACCATGATCGCCAGCTGCTCCTACGACGGACTGATTCGTGTATGGGATACACGCGCAGGCCATTGCCTgcgtacgctgcagcacagcgaTATGCAGCCCGTGACCTCGGTCCAGTTCTCCCCTTcgtcgctgcagctgctcgcaGCCAGCTTGGACAGTGCGGTGCGCCTCTGGGACcttgcaaatgcacgcgTGCTCAAGACCTACACCGGGCACGTAAATACCAAATTTGCTACGAATGCGCTATTTGTGCTGGGCCATGCCGACCACATACATCCCCGCGCTTTCGTCGCTGTAGGCAGCGAGGACCGCTGCGTCTACCTCTGGGATTTGCAGACAAAACAAACGGTACAAGTTCTGGAAGGCCACCGCGATACCGTGTCCTGCCTAGCAGCGCACCCCACCCTTCCGCTCCTCCTCACCGGCGGCTtggacagcgccgcgcacgtctggctcgcgacgcgcgatatcac CGGCACTGCAGACGAAGCGCGTTCCGTACTTGCCACggatggcgcgcgtggaaagcAGGTAGCTGTCAGTGTTGATGCTGCGCCTCTGTCTTCgttgcatgcgccgctttcgcTTGGCTCGCAAAGCAACACGCGGTCCAGGACGTACACGTTCGATCATGTGTTTGGCCCAGACGCCGACCAAGGCATGGTGTACCAAGATGCGGTCAGTGGCGTGCTGGATGAGGTGCTATTAGGGTATAACTGCACCGTGTTTGCCTACGGCCAAACGGGCACAGGGAAGACGTACACCATGGAAGGCGATCTTTCTTCCAGCACCGGCACGTACGCTTCCGACGCGGGTGTTATTCCACGCACCCTCTTTCGCCTTTTCCACATGCTCGAGACCAAGGAAGAGGAATTTAGCGTGCACATGTCCTTTGTTGAGCTGTACAAtgaggagctgcgcgacttgctgAGCAGCGAAGCGCCAGCGGCCCAAAATACGGGCCTGCGTATGTACGAagacaagcagcgcggtgTGGTGCTGCAAGGACTGGAAGAGATCCcactgcgcaatgcagagcacggcctgcgcctgctACGGCGTGGGAGTCAGAAACGGCACATTGCCGCTACGCGGTGCAACGAAAGCTCCAGCAGGTCGCACTGTGTCTTTTCCCTGCTGGTCCTTGTCAAGgaccgcagcgcgcgggGAGAAGAAGTGATGCGCACTGGAAAGCTCAACCTTGTCGACCTTGCCGGCTCGGAAAACATTGGGCGCTCTGGCGCAGAgaacaagcgcgcgcgcgaggccgGGATGATCAACCAAAGTCTGCTCACCCTGGGTCGTGTGATCAACGCACTTGTCGACAAGAGCAGCCACATTCCGTACCGCGAGTCGCGCCTCACGCGCCTATTGCAGGACTCGCTGGGGGGCCGAACAAAGACGTGCATCATTGCCACCGTCTCGAACGACAGGACCAATATGGAAGAGACGCTTTCCACACTGGACTATGCACTCCGCGCCAAGTCGATCAAGAACAAGCCAGAACTAAACCAGCGCAtgacgcgcgcggcgcttgtaAAAGACTACGTCGCAGAGATTGATcggctgcgcgcggatctCGTCGCAACGCGCGAAAAGAACGGCGTGTATGTCGACAAGGAGCACTGGGACGAGCTTCAAGCGGAGCGAGTGACGTACGCAAAGCTTGCagaggagcagcgcaggagcagcgaGGTGGCGCAGAGCAAACTGGCCAGCAtgcacgagcagctcgcacaCAACGCACACCTGctcgcacgccgcgacaCGGAAatggcgcacgccgagAGCTTGCACAAGGCGCGGATCGAAGCGCTGGAAGCGAGTTTCGCACAGGTCACGCAACTCACtggcgcactgcagcgcgagacaacgctgcacaatgcacgcgcgcgcaacgagAAACGACTGCACGAGATTGCCTTATCTTTGCAACGCGTCGTCGACGAATCGACGCGCGATGtcgacgcgctctttgcaaagcttgcgcgccgctcggaTGCAGAGAAGGAAGCGCGCACTATGCTGGGCACGTACTACGAGCAGATCGAAGCTGTCAGCGCGGAtctcgccgcacgcgctgccaAGCTCGACCAGGTTGCGAGCGTTCGTGCGGCCTCCAGTGCTGCTCTACTCGATAACCTGGTCCAGCGCATTGACACGGAGCGTGCAGAGCTCCGTGCGGccatcggcgcgcagctcgaggcgcttgttGTGCGCCTCGCGGAGCAGGTAcccgccgccgacgctgcagttctcagcgcgcgctttgccagcgcgcgcacgcagatTGCCAGCGAAGTTGACGAGCACTtttgcacgctgcacgacgcacaCGCCGACGAAATGCAAgagtttgcgcgcgaaatggATGACCACACGGCGCTGGTgcatgcgcgacttggcgaTGCTGTGCGCATATGCACTGCATTTACAGAGCAtgtgcgtgcacaagcCGAGCCGCTCGAGACGggccttgctgcgctgcagcagcatacccgatccagcgccgagcgcgaatGGCAGCGCACCACGGAGCAGAATGAGCTTCTCCAGCGCCTTTTGCATGTCGAGAAAGACAAGAccggcgagctgcgccgctcgctcCTCCACGTTCTCGACGGTTTTGAGGGAGAGCGTGAGAAACGCTTTGAgcaagcgatgcacgcaACACAGTCCCACTACAGCGCCACAaagcgctcgctgcacgAGCATGGGGTGGGCCAGGAAACGTGTGTGGGCGCACtgcgtgctttgcacgtTGCGCTATGCGACCAGGCGACAGAGACGCGCAATGCCTTGCCCGATACCCCACTCGACGCACGCCCTGCATCCCTCGTTCACGAGCATATTtccgcacacgccgcgcgccttgatgAGTGTGCACTGCAGCTGAAACAAGACGCGtcgctggatgcgctggaggCGGATGTGTATGCGAGCGCCCAGTCCTTAGTCGCCTCGGCGAATGCACAGAGCGGCGAATTGGCTGCACACGCCGTTGACgaagtgcgcgccgcgctggagcgccaTGCCTTGGCGAGCCGCGCCCAGGAAGCGACGACATGTGACGCGGATCTTGCTGCGTTCCGCGACGAGGCAAGtgctgcactgcacgctgcgtcggGCCACATGCAGGTGCTGGAAAAAAGCTTTGTGCCgttcctcggcgcgcgctttttggcCGCATCTGTGTCTGGCGACACGCCGCAAAAACACGCGTATGCTGTGCCCACGCTTGTCGAGCCCGTTCCGAGCGATCGCGACGTGGCGCTGGCATGgctcgagcaagtcgacGTAGCCAGCtcgcccatgccgctgcgctccatTGAGAATGTGGCGCTCCGGCCGCAGCGGGCCGAGACGCGTGTCAAAGATACCAGTTTGTAG
- the RPB4 gene encoding RNA polymerase B (EggNog:ENOG503P730; COG:K) translates to MAQPAFLRRRHGNVEVEDAGKGQLGSEFQDAGCLLTSEVHLFFSRPADLAADRDASATAVAQKTKEYVNDFSRYKEQSTIREVRALLIKHAVLADTDEPEGKGLQLTQFEMAQLANLAVSDVDEARILIPTLASKDDAQLESLLNELSAIRKFS, encoded by the exons ATGGCACAACCAGCCttcttgcggcgccggcaTGGCAATGTCGAGGTTGAGGATGCAGGCAAAGGACAGCTCGGGTCTG AATTCCAGGATGCTGGGTGCCTCTTGACTTCTGAGGTGCATCTTTTCTTTTCGCGGCCTGCCGACTTGGCGGCGGaccgcgacgcaagcgcgactgC CGTCGCACAAAAGACCAAGGAATATGTGAATGATTTCAGTCGGTACAAGGAACAGTCGACTATCCGTGAAGTGCGCGC ACTACTCATCAAGCATGCCGTCCTCGCCGACACGGACGAGCCAGAAGGAAAAGGCCTGCAGCTCACGCAGTTTGAGATGGCACAACTCGCGAACCTTGCCGTGTCCGacgtggacgaggcgcgcatcTTGATCCCGAC CCTCGCAAGCAAAGACGACGCACAACTCGAGTCGCTGCTCAACGAGCTTTCGGCGATCCGTAAATTCTCCTGA